In the Afipia sp. GAS231 genome, TCCTCGACCGTTTTGATGCCGCGGCGAAAGCCGGTTTCACGGCCGTCGAATTCCTGTTTCCCTACGATCATCCGGCCGACGCCGTCGGCGAGCGGCTGCATCGCAACGGCCTGACGCAGGCGCTGTTCAACCTGCCGCCGGGCAACTGGGAAGCGGGCGAGAAAGGTTTTGCCGCGCTGCCTGCGCGCTTCGACGATCTGAAGAAGAGCCTCGAGACGGCGTTGCCTTACGCCAAGGCGACCGGCGTCAAGCGCGTGCATCTGATGGCGGGCATCGCCAATCGCAGCGATTCCAAAGCGGTCGAGGCGTTTTACAGATCGGTGGCGGTGGCAGCGGAGTTCTTCGCGCCCCACGGCCTCGACGTCGTGATCGAGCCGATCAACCCGCGCAATGTGCCCGGATATTTCCTCAACGACTTTCTTTTCGCCCGCGATCTGATCGTTGAGCTGAAAATTCCGAACCTGAAGCTGCAGTTCGACATCTATCACTGCCAGATCATTCATGGCGACGTCACCATGCGGCTGCGCGAGATGATGCCGATCATCGGCCATATCCAGATCGCCAGCATTCCCTCGCGCAACGAGCCCGACGGCGAGGAACTGAACTATCCCTTCCTGTTCGCCGAGCTCGATCGGCTCGGCTATGGCGGCTTCGTCGGCTGCGAATACAATCCGCGCGGAAAAACCACCGACGGCCTCGGCTGGTTCAAGTCCTATGCCGGAGTGAAACCGTGAAACTGTCTCTTGGCTGCATCGCCGACGACTACACCGGCGCCTCCGACCTCGCCAACACGCTGACCCGCCAGGGCCTGCGCACGGTGCAGACCATCGGCGTGCCCGCGGACGATCTGACGTTGCCTGAGGTCGATGCCGTCGTGGTGTCGCTCAAGAGCCGCTCGATCGAGGCTAATCTGGCCGTGACGCGGTCGCGGGCGGCCGAAAAATGGCTGCGCGGGCGCGGCGCCGGCCATGTCCTGTTCAAGATCTGCTCGACCTTCGATTCCACCGATGCCGGCAATATCGGCCCGGTGATGGATGCACTGCGCGCTGATTCCGGCGACGCGATCGTGCTGGTAACGCCGGCTTTCCCGGAAACCGGCCGCACCGTCTACATGGGCAATCTGTTCGTAGGCGGCGTGCCGCTGAACGAAAGCCCGCTGAAGGACCACCCGCTCAACCCGATGCACGATTCCAACCTGGTGCGGGTGCTG is a window encoding:
- the otnI gene encoding 2-oxo-tetronate isomerase; the encoded protein is MPRFAANLSMMFNEVPFLDRFDAAAKAGFTAVEFLFPYDHPADAVGERLHRNGLTQALFNLPPGNWEAGEKGFAALPARFDDLKKSLETALPYAKATGVKRVHLMAGIANRSDSKAVEAFYRSVAVAAEFFAPHGLDVVIEPINPRNVPGYFLNDFLFARDLIVELKIPNLKLQFDIYHCQIIHGDVTMRLREMMPIIGHIQIASIPSRNEPDGEELNYPFLFAELDRLGYGGFVGCEYNPRGKTTDGLGWFKSYAGVKP